One window from the genome of Actinoplanes teichomyceticus ATCC 31121 encodes:
- a CDS encoding glycoside hydrolase family 27 protein: protein MTKLRTMLAAGLLLLAGTVAVAPGSAAQALENGVARTPPMGWNSWNTFGCNINETLIRGMADAMVSSGMREAGYQYVVVDDCWFNPNRDSAGNLQGDPTRFPSGMKALGDYLHGKGLKFGIYQGPLDKTCAQYFNSYPGATGSLGHEVQDARQFAAWGVDYLKYDWCSPTGTINDQVATFAKMRDALAATGRPIVYSINPNSIHAKTGPQRNWGDVANMWRTTEDITDAWDTGQTNGYPMGIKNIVDVTVPLAGYAGPGQFNDPDMMEVGRGGMTDTEQRSHFALWAMLASPLIAGNDLRSMSAATQNILKNPRLIAINQDTLGLQATQVSSDGTRRVLAKRLANGDVAVALFNQGGSTTTISTTAAAIGKSGSSFTLQDAWSGATTTSAGSISASVPGHGTVVYRVSGGTTTPTTTTTIVSASSGRCLDVPDSATANGTQPVIWDCNGGANQRWTRTGQTLQALGKCLDAPLGATAGAKVQLWDCNGGTNQQWTVNADGTIRGVASGLCLDVDHNLTANGTLVLLWTCTAATNQRWSRV, encoded by the coding sequence ATGACGAAACTCAGGACGATGCTCGCCGCCGGCCTGCTGCTGCTCGCCGGCACCGTGGCCGTTGCCCCCGGCTCCGCCGCCCAGGCGCTGGAGAACGGCGTGGCCCGCACCCCGCCGATGGGCTGGAACAGCTGGAACACCTTCGGCTGCAACATCAACGAGACGCTGATCCGCGGCATGGCCGACGCGATGGTCTCCAGCGGTATGCGTGAGGCCGGCTATCAGTACGTCGTGGTCGACGACTGCTGGTTCAACCCGAACCGGGACTCCGCCGGCAACCTGCAGGGCGACCCGACCCGCTTCCCCAGCGGCATGAAGGCTCTCGGCGACTACCTGCACGGCAAGGGTCTGAAGTTCGGCATCTACCAGGGCCCGCTGGACAAGACCTGCGCCCAGTACTTCAACAGCTATCCCGGCGCCACCGGCAGCCTGGGCCACGAGGTCCAGGACGCCCGGCAGTTCGCCGCCTGGGGCGTCGACTACCTCAAGTACGACTGGTGCTCACCGACCGGCACGATCAACGACCAGGTCGCCACGTTCGCCAAGATGCGTGACGCGCTCGCCGCGACCGGCCGGCCGATCGTGTACAGCATCAACCCGAACAGCATCCACGCCAAGACCGGCCCGCAGCGCAACTGGGGCGACGTGGCGAACATGTGGCGCACCACGGAGGACATCACCGACGCCTGGGACACCGGGCAGACCAACGGCTACCCGATGGGGATCAAGAACATCGTCGACGTCACCGTGCCGCTGGCCGGGTACGCCGGTCCCGGGCAGTTCAACGACCCGGACATGATGGAGGTCGGCCGGGGTGGCATGACCGACACCGAGCAGCGCAGCCACTTCGCGCTGTGGGCGATGCTGGCCTCACCGCTGATCGCCGGCAACGACCTGCGCTCGATGAGCGCGGCCACCCAGAACATCCTGAAGAATCCCCGCCTGATCGCGATCAACCAGGACACCCTCGGCCTGCAGGCGACCCAGGTCTCGTCCGACGGCACCCGCCGGGTGCTGGCCAAGCGCCTGGCCAACGGTGACGTCGCGGTCGCCCTGTTCAACCAGGGCGGCTCCACCACGACCATCTCCACCACCGCCGCGGCGATCGGCAAGTCCGGCAGCTCGTTCACGCTGCAGGACGCCTGGAGCGGCGCGACCACGACCAGCGCCGGCTCGATCAGCGCGAGCGTGCCCGGCCACGGCACCGTCGTCTACCGGGTCAGCGGCGGGACCACCACGCCGACGACCACCACCACGATCGTCAGCGCCTCCTCGGGACGCTGCCTCGACGTACCCGACAGCGCCACGGCCAACGGCACCCAGCCGGTCATCTGGGACTGCAACGGCGGCGCCAACCAGCGCTGGACCCGCACCGGGCAGACCCTCCAGGCGCTCGGCAAGTGCCTCGACGCGCCGCTCGGCGCCACCGCCGGCGCCAAGGTGCAGCTCTGGGACTGCAACGGCGGGACCAACCAGCAGTGGACGGTCAACGCCGACGGCACCATCCGTGGCGTCGCCTCCGGCCTGTGCCTGGACGTCGATCACAACCTGACCGCCAACGGCACGCTCGTCCTGCTCTGGACCTGCACCGCCGCCACCAACCAGCGATGGAGTCGCGTCTGA
- a CDS encoding RICIN domain-containing protein produces MPRRRRWFHAAVLTAALAAAGVTAAPGAALAESNGGTRVMPLGDSITEGTQVPGGYRIGLWQRMAAAGYRVDLVGSQFNGPAALGDHDHEGHPGWRIDQIDAAIGGWLRTSTPRTVLLHIGTNDILQNYQVAGAPGRLSTLIDHITAAAPAADVFVATIIPLANAGQEAAARTFNASLPGIVQAKASAGKRVHLVDMHAALSTADLIDGVHPTAGGYDRMAAAWYTALRTVPGTIGDPGAATGRTLVGSGSGRCLDVPGGNSANGTQPIIWDCSGAANQQWTFDGQTLRALGKCLDSPTGAVAGARAQLWDCSGAANQRWTFSSGGTIRNAQSGLCLDVTGNATANGTAVALWTCTGAPNQLWTTR; encoded by the coding sequence ATGCCCAGAAGACGACGGTGGTTCCACGCAGCCGTCCTGACCGCCGCCCTGGCCGCCGCCGGTGTCACGGCCGCGCCCGGCGCGGCCCTCGCGGAGTCCAACGGCGGCACCCGGGTCATGCCGCTGGGTGATTCCATCACCGAGGGCACACAGGTGCCCGGCGGCTACCGGATCGGCCTGTGGCAGCGGATGGCGGCCGCGGGATACCGGGTGGACCTCGTCGGCTCGCAGTTCAACGGTCCGGCCGCGCTCGGCGATCACGACCATGAGGGCCACCCGGGATGGCGCATCGACCAGATCGACGCCGCCATCGGTGGCTGGCTGCGCACCAGTACCCCGCGCACGGTGCTGCTGCACATCGGCACCAACGACATCCTGCAGAACTACCAGGTCGCCGGCGCGCCGGGGCGGCTGTCCACCCTGATCGACCACATCACCGCCGCCGCGCCCGCGGCGGACGTCTTCGTGGCCACCATCATTCCGCTGGCCAACGCGGGTCAGGAGGCCGCCGCCCGGACCTTCAACGCCAGCCTCCCGGGGATCGTGCAGGCCAAGGCGTCGGCCGGCAAGCGGGTGCACCTGGTGGACATGCACGCCGCGCTCAGCACCGCCGACCTGATCGACGGCGTCCACCCGACCGCCGGCGGCTACGACAGGATGGCCGCGGCCTGGTACACGGCGCTGCGCACGGTTCCCGGCACGATCGGCGACCCCGGCGCCGCGACCGGCCGGACGCTGGTCGGCTCGGGCTCGGGGCGCTGCCTGGACGTGCCCGGTGGCAACAGCGCCAACGGCACCCAGCCGATCATCTGGGACTGCAGCGGCGCGGCCAACCAGCAGTGGACCTTCGACGGCCAGACGCTGCGCGCGCTCGGCAAGTGCCTCGACTCGCCCACCGGCGCCGTGGCGGGCGCCAGGGCGCAGCTGTGGGACTGCAGCGGCGCCGCGAACCAACGGTGGACGTTCAGCTCCGGCGGGACGATCCGCAACGCGCAATCCGGGCTGTGCCTGGACGTCACCGGCAACGCCACCGCCAACGGCACCGCGGTCGCGCTCTGGACCTGCACCGGTGCCCCCAACCAACTCTGGACGACGCGATGA
- a CDS encoding endo-1,4-beta-xylanase gives MPLFPRSRSLLLASATAAAVVAAGVAVAGTAEAASTLGASAAQTGRYFGAAIAAGRLGDATYTGILTREFNSVTPENEMKWDATEPSQGRFTFTNGDRILNQGLSNGSKVRGHALLWHAQQPGWAQSLSGSALRTAAINHVTQVASHYRGKIYAWDVVNEAFADGGSGGRRDSNLQRTGNDWIEAAFRAARAADPGAKLCYNDYNTDGINAKSTGVYTMIRDFKSRGVPIDCVGFQSHLGTSIPGDYQANLQRFADLGVDVQITELDVAQGGNQATIYATVTRACLAVSRCTGITVWGIRDSDSWRTGENPLLFDNSGNRKAAYTSVLNALNAGGTTPPSSPGTSTPPPPGACSASVSLNSWSGGFVATVRVVAGSAPVTGWTVGVTLPSGSAVTGVWSASNSGASGAVSFRNVSYNGQLAAGAATEFGFQGTGAGPTATPACSAG, from the coding sequence ATGCCCCTGTTCCCCAGAAGCCGCTCCCTGCTGCTGGCCTCGGCCACCGCGGCGGCCGTCGTCGCGGCCGGTGTCGCGGTGGCCGGCACCGCCGAGGCCGCCAGCACGCTCGGCGCGTCGGCGGCCCAGACCGGCCGCTACTTCGGCGCCGCGATCGCCGCCGGCCGGCTCGGCGACGCCACCTACACCGGCATCCTCACCCGCGAATTCAACTCGGTCACCCCGGAGAACGAGATGAAGTGGGACGCCACCGAGCCGTCCCAGGGCCGGTTCACCTTCACCAACGGCGACCGCATCCTCAACCAGGGCCTGTCCAACGGCTCGAAGGTCCGCGGCCACGCGCTGCTCTGGCACGCCCAGCAGCCGGGCTGGGCCCAGTCGCTGTCCGGCAGCGCGCTGCGCACCGCGGCGATCAACCACGTCACCCAGGTCGCGTCGCATTACCGCGGCAAGATCTACGCCTGGGACGTGGTCAACGAGGCCTTCGCCGACGGCGGCAGCGGTGGCCGCCGCGACTCGAACCTGCAGCGCACCGGCAACGACTGGATCGAGGCCGCGTTCCGCGCCGCCCGCGCCGCCGACCCCGGCGCCAAGCTGTGCTACAACGACTACAACACCGACGGTATCAACGCGAAGTCGACCGGCGTCTACACCATGATCCGCGACTTCAAGTCCCGCGGCGTGCCGATCGACTGCGTCGGCTTCCAGTCCCACCTGGGTACCAGCATCCCCGGCGACTACCAGGCCAATCTGCAGCGCTTCGCCGACCTGGGCGTCGACGTGCAGATCACCGAGCTGGACGTGGCGCAGGGCGGCAACCAGGCCACCATCTACGCCACCGTGACCCGGGCCTGCCTGGCGGTGTCCCGGTGCACCGGCATCACCGTCTGGGGCATCCGCGACAGCGACTCCTGGCGCACCGGGGAGAACCCGCTGCTGTTCGACAACTCCGGCAACCGGAAGGCCGCGTACACCTCGGTCCTCAACGCGCTCAACGCCGGTGGCACCACGCCGCCGTCCTCACCCGGCACGAGCACCCCGCCGCCGCCCGGGGCGTGCAGCGCCTCGGTGTCGCTCAACTCGTGGAGCGGCGGGTTCGTCGCCACCGTCCGGGTGGTCGCGGGCTCCGCACCCGTCACCGGCTGGACCGTCGGGGTCACCCTGCCCTCCGGCAGCGCGGTGACCGGCGTCTGGAGCGCCAGCAACAGCGGCGCGAGCGGCGCGGTCAGCTTCCGCAACGTCTCCTACAACGGCCAGCTCGCGGCCGGCGCCGCCACCGAGTTCGGCTTCCAGGGCACCGGCGCCGGCCCCACCGCCACGCCGGCCTGCTCGGCCGGCTGA
- a CDS encoding cellulose binding domain-containing protein, with protein MSRRDLVAVLAALVLATAMLTGVLGPTAAAATTAGCAKAPTLTSGSHTIRSGGQNRTYILRIPDGYDRNRPYRLMFAFHWLNGTANDVATGGAAGATWAYYGQQRLSNNSAILVAPQGIDNGWANTGGRDLTLVDDLTALIEGDLCVDTTQLFALGWSYGGAMSYAVACARPTVFRAVAVLSGANLSGCAGGTHPVAYLGIHGTHDSVLDISLGRTLRDTFVRNNGCAAQNPPEPARGSLAHVVTAYTGCRAGYPVVWAAFDGDHTPEPVDGTTATSGARTWTGGEIWKFFSQLPGTATPSTPPTTPSGAPGACATAYRVVNSWPGGFQAEVTVSNTGTAATRGWRVSWTLPAGQSISQVWNGSLSTAGGAATVTDAGYNGSVAPGAGTTFGLIATGSPATTPALTCTVS; from the coding sequence ATGTCCCGACGAGATCTGGTCGCGGTTCTTGCCGCACTGGTGCTGGCCACCGCGATGCTCACCGGCGTGCTCGGCCCGACCGCCGCCGCGGCGACGACCGCCGGGTGCGCCAAGGCGCCGACCCTGACCAGCGGCAGCCACACCATCCGCAGCGGCGGGCAGAACCGCACCTACATCCTGCGGATCCCGGACGGCTACGACCGCAACCGCCCGTACAGGTTGATGTTCGCCTTCCACTGGTTGAACGGAACCGCCAACGACGTGGCGACCGGTGGCGCCGCCGGCGCCACCTGGGCCTACTACGGACAGCAGCGGCTGTCGAACAACAGCGCGATCCTGGTCGCGCCGCAGGGCATCGACAACGGCTGGGCGAACACCGGCGGCCGCGACCTCACCCTGGTCGACGACCTCACCGCGCTGATCGAGGGCGATCTGTGCGTCGACACCACCCAGCTGTTCGCCCTCGGCTGGAGTTACGGCGGCGCGATGAGCTACGCCGTCGCCTGCGCCCGCCCCACCGTCTTCCGCGCGGTCGCGGTGCTCTCCGGAGCCAACCTCAGCGGCTGCGCCGGGGGCACCCACCCGGTCGCCTACCTGGGCATCCACGGCACCCACGACAGCGTCCTGGACATCTCGCTGGGACGCACCCTGCGCGACACGTTCGTGCGCAACAACGGCTGCGCCGCGCAGAACCCGCCGGAACCGGCCCGCGGCAGCCTGGCCCACGTCGTGACCGCCTACACCGGCTGCCGGGCCGGCTACCCGGTGGTCTGGGCCGCGTTCGACGGAGACCACACCCCGGAGCCGGTGGACGGAACGACCGCCACGAGCGGCGCCCGGACGTGGACCGGCGGCGAGATCTGGAAGTTCTTCTCCCAGCTGCCCGGTACGGCCACACCGTCCACACCGCCCACCACGCCCAGCGGCGCGCCGGGCGCCTGCGCCACCGCCTACCGTGTCGTCAACAGCTGGCCGGGCGGGTTCCAGGCGGAGGTCACCGTGTCGAACACCGGCACGGCGGCCACCAGGGGCTGGCGGGTGAGCTGGACGCTGCCCGCCGGGCAGTCGATCAGCCAGGTCTGGAACGGCTCGCTGAGCACCGCCGGCGGCGCCGCCACGGTCACCGACGCCGGCTACAACGGATCGGTGGCCCCCGGCGCCGGCACCACCTTCGGCCTGATCGCCACCGGCAGCCCGGCCACCACCCCGGCGCTCACCTGCACCGTCAGCTGA
- a CDS encoding TolB family protein, producing MRVRRTTGLLAVAVTAAVTAGAGPAAALPDRPELISVSRTGGPGGGPSDRPAISADGRYVAFESEANDLVPDDFNVAADVFLRDRRTGTTSRVSRSAAGGEANGASGQPSLSADGRYVAFDSVASDVVAGDTNESSDVFVLDRSTGRTSRISRSGAGAQADARSVQPAISRSGRYVAFLSDATNLVPGDTNATTDVFVHDRLTEVTTRESVAGAGQADSFSVDVAISADGHYVGFSSYASNLVPGDSNGALDVFVRDRLARVTTRVDVSGSGAQTAPQTESHGVAISADGRYAVYESTASDLVPGDTNGRSDVFRRDLRAGVTTRVSVSGAGDQADGSSFAASISADGRYVAFDSDATNLTPGDPATDRDVFVRDMRAGRTTAVTAPGEGFDDRPAISADGRQVAFTSRGPGGAADVFAAAR from the coding sequence ATGCGCGTTCGTCGAACCACGGGGCTGCTGGCCGTCGCCGTGACGGCGGCCGTGACGGCGGGCGCCGGTCCCGCCGCCGCGCTGCCGGACCGCCCGGAACTGATCAGTGTGTCGCGCACCGGCGGGCCGGGCGGCGGCCCGAGTGACCGGCCGGCGATCAGCGCGGACGGCCGCTACGTGGCTTTCGAGTCCGAAGCCAACGACCTGGTGCCCGACGACTTCAACGTCGCCGCCGACGTGTTCCTGCGCGACCGGCGCACCGGCACGACCAGCCGGGTGAGCCGGTCCGCGGCCGGCGGGGAGGCCAACGGCGCCAGCGGCCAGCCGTCGCTCAGCGCCGACGGCCGGTACGTCGCGTTCGACTCGGTCGCCTCCGACGTGGTGGCCGGCGACACCAACGAGTCCTCGGACGTCTTCGTGCTGGACCGGTCCACCGGGCGTACCTCCCGGATCTCGCGGTCCGGGGCCGGGGCGCAGGCCGACGCCCGCAGCGTCCAGCCCGCGATCAGCCGGAGCGGGCGGTACGTCGCCTTCCTGTCCGACGCGACGAACCTGGTGCCCGGCGACACCAACGCGACCACGGACGTCTTCGTCCACGACCGCCTGACCGAGGTCACCACCCGGGAGTCCGTGGCCGGCGCCGGCCAGGCCGACAGCTTCAGTGTGGACGTCGCGATCAGCGCGGACGGACACTACGTCGGGTTCAGCTCGTACGCGTCCAACCTGGTGCCGGGAGACTCCAACGGCGCCCTGGACGTGTTCGTCCGCGACCGGCTCGCCCGCGTCACCACCCGGGTCGACGTGTCCGGCTCCGGCGCCCAGACCGCCCCGCAGACCGAGAGCCACGGCGTGGCGATCAGTGCCGACGGCCGGTACGCCGTCTACGAGAGCACGGCGTCGGATCTGGTGCCGGGCGACACCAACGGGCGTTCCGACGTCTTCCGGCGCGACCTGCGGGCCGGCGTCACCACCCGGGTCAGCGTGTCCGGCGCCGGAGACCAGGCGGACGGCTCGTCCTTCGCCGCGTCGATCAGCGCGGACGGCCGGTACGTCGCGTTCGACTCGGACGCGACGAACCTGACGCCCGGCGACCCCGCCACCGACCGGGACGTGTTCGTGCGCGACATGCGTGCCGGCCGGACCACCGCGGTCACCGCCCCCGGCGAGGGCTTCGACGACCGCCCGGCGATCAGCGCGGACGGCCGGCAGGTCGCCTTCACCTCGCGGGGACCGGGCGGCGCCGCCGACGTGTTCGCCGCCGCGCGGTGA
- a CDS encoding RidA family protein, producing MITRFSPDTVHPTAGYSHVTISEAGRLAHLAGQCPLDLSGRVVGEHGDYAAQTAQVIANCLAVLAAAGATPGDVVRSVIYVVSPDSDVLSAVWEQVNASPLAPAFGTASTLVGVAALGYHGQLVEIDLTAALRD from the coding sequence GTGATTACCAGGTTCAGTCCGGACACGGTGCACCCGACGGCCGGCTACAGCCATGTGACCATCTCCGAGGCGGGGCGGCTGGCGCACCTGGCCGGGCAGTGCCCGCTCGATCTGTCCGGCCGGGTGGTCGGCGAGCACGGCGACTACGCGGCACAGACCGCCCAGGTGATCGCCAACTGCCTGGCCGTGCTGGCCGCGGCCGGGGCCACGCCCGGCGACGTGGTGCGGTCGGTGATCTACGTGGTCAGCCCGGACAGCGACGTCCTCTCGGCGGTCTGGGAGCAGGTCAACGCCTCGCCGCTGGCCCCGGCGTTCGGCACGGCCAGCACCCTGGTGGGGGTGGCGGCGCTGGGCTACCACGGCCAGCTCGTCGAGATCGACCTGACCGCCGCCCTGCGTGACTGA